A window of the Archocentrus centrarchus isolate MPI-CPG fArcCen1 chromosome 17, fArcCen1, whole genome shotgun sequence genome harbors these coding sequences:
- the insl3 gene encoding insulin-like 3 (Leydig cell): MPAARCLASLVAVLVAAVCVAHAQERIKMCGRELIRLTVSSCGSSRIRRSIQDLGLGQTQYAPRWAQFSSTEEYPASEAVHTASRADGEKDIISLAAHLLSSRIRRAAGKISDICCEKGCSMKELIQFC, encoded by the exons ATGCCAGCTGCTAGGTGTTTGGCGTCTCTTGTGGCAGTGCTTGTGGCTGCAGTGTGTGTAGCACATGCACAGGAGAGGATCAAGATGTGTGGAAGAGAGCTCATACGTCTGACCGTCTCATCCTGTGGCAGCTCCCGGATAAGGAGAAGCATCCAGGATTTGGGACTGGGTCAAACTCAATATGCCCCTCGCT GGGCCCAGTTCTCCTCCACAGAAGAGTACCCAGCTTCAGAGGCAGTACACACCGCTTCAAGGGCAGATGGGGAAAAAGACATCATCTCCTTGGCTGCTCACCTTCTGTCCTCTCGGATCAGACGAGCTGCTGGGAAAATATCTGATATTTGCTGTGAGAAAGGATGTAGCATGAAAGAACTGATACAGTTTTGCTAA
- the LOC115796495 gene encoding potassium voltage-gated channel subfamily V member 2, with product MEKWKMLKKRRSSLFASIKRDVSFSQSNEEQELEFPFSQDSSVKPWTSMDNLDTPGGKGNATTDTKNDAPNPWQSNIVNLNVGGKVFHIPKHLVLQYPKTRIGVLALCNDPVKRLTLCDDYNVQNNEFFFDRDPMFFHYIFHFYCSNVLWVMDSLCPVNFEEEMSFWGLRLKDTPRCCRILFEEKLDDIREHLKVNQELLDEIKPHHDDEGYQTMFLGNFRKTLWDLMENPYSSLSAKAFAVFSSLFVLISIVAMTLNTVQELRQYKLAGKTYMEWVEVSSILFFTLEYFLRLLTTSNIKHFVKSTLNFVDLVAVMPYFLQIIFETFVIDAEDLSAQEDLKAMSRVSKVSKVLKVVKLMRIFRILKLARHSTGMRAFGFTIRQCSEQVCCLFLFIAMGIFTFSALMHSVEVDQPGTPFGSIPDAWWWAAVSISTVGYGDVVPISYLGRCVAFGCISFGIILNGMPISILFNKFSDYYAKLKEQEYNFSNTERTFQLKKRLRRQFDSCLDPRPEDSDDEIHYRPSGRQITHEIEE from the exons ATGGAGAAGtggaaaatgctgaaaaagCGTCGCTCCAGTCTTTTTGCGTCCATAAAACGGGATGTGAGCTTTTCACAAAGCAATGAAGAGCAAGAGCTCGAATTCCCCTTTTCACAGGACAGCTCAGTGAAACCATGGACATCTATGGACAACCTTGACACGCCTGGTGGAAAAGGAAATGCGACAACAGATACGAAGAACGATGCACCAAACCCATGGCAATCAAACATTGTGAACCTGAACGTGGGCGGAAAGGTGTTTCACATTCCCAAACATTTGGTCCTCCAATACCCAAAGACCAGGATTGGAGTACTTGCTCTCTGTAATGATCCAGTTAAGCGTCTGACGCTCTGTGATGATTACAATGTTCAGAACAACGAGTTCTTCTTTGACAGGGACCCTATGTTTTTTCATtacatatttcatttttactgcagtaatgTTTTGTGGGTGATGGATAGCCTGTGCCCTGTCAACTTTGAGGAAGAAATGTCATTCTGGGGGCTCAGACTGAAGGACACTCCAAG GTGCTGCCGCATTCTGTTTGAGGAGAAACTGGACGACATCAGAGAACACCTGAAGGTTAACCAGGAGCTGCTTGACGAGATTAAACCTCACCATGATGATGAGGGCTACCAGACCATGTTTCTTGGAAACTTTCGTAAAACACTTTGGGACTTAATGGAGAATCCTTACTCGTCACTGTCAGCTAAAGCCTTTGCAGTGTTTTCCAGTCTCTTTGTGCTTATCTCTATTGTTGCAATGACTTTGAATACTGTCCAGGAACTTAGGCAGTACAAATTAGCAGGCAAAACTTACATGGAGTGGGTGGAGGTTAGTTCTATCCTTTTCTTCACTTTGGAGTACTTTTTGCGACTACTCACCACATCGAACATTAAACATTTTGTGAAGAGCACCCTCAACTTTGTTGATTTGGTAGCTGTTATGCCCTACTTCCTCCAGATCATTTTTGAGACTTTTGTTATAGATGCAGAAGACCTCAGTGCACAGGAGGATTTGAAGGCCATGTCAAGAGTCAGTAAAGTCAGCAAGGTGCTCAAAGTGGTCAAGCTGATGCGCATCTTCCGTATCTTGAAGCTCGCCCGTCACTCAACGGGCATGAGGGCCTTTGGTTTCACCATCCGCCAATGCTCCGAGCAG GTGTGctgtctgtttctgttcatCGCCATGGGCATCTTCACCTTCTCTGCTCTGATGCACTCTGTGGAGGTGGATCAACCTGGGACACCATTCGGCAGCATACCAGATGCCTGGTGGTGGGCTGCG GTTAGCATCTCCACTGTGGGCTATGGAGATGTTGTTCCTATCTCCTATCTTGGCCGCTGTGTGGCATTCGGCTGCATCTCCTTTGGTATCATCCTCAATGGCATGCCCATTTCCATTCTGTTCAACAAGTTCTCCGACTATTATGCCAAACTGAAGGAGCAGGAATACAACTTTTCAAACACAGAGCGCACCTTCCAGCTCAAGAAACGTCTTAGGCGTCAGTTTGACAGCTGCTTAGACCCCCGGCCGGAGGACTCGGATGATGAGATACACTATCGGCCCAGCGGGAGGCAAATTACCCATGAAATTGAGGAATAA